In the genome of Trichomycterus rosablanca isolate fTriRos1 chromosome 24, fTriRos1.hap1, whole genome shotgun sequence, one region contains:
- the faim2b gene encoding fas apoptotic inhibitory molecule 2b, whose amino-acid sequence MTQKKVAPAGTPEGANVPPSYEEANAGCPGYSYTEGAFLWDDRNIRRVFIRKVYLILTSQLFVTGAVVALFTFYAPVRFYIQTHPGLYSTSSFLFFITYLLLACCGDLRRRFPWNLVLLGVFTLCSACMLGFISSYYRSESVLLCVSITALVCLCVSILSFQSKIDVTSYQGLLLNLCMLLLLCVLALGLLVPFGHVPWLQALYGIVGAVTFTMFLAFDTQLMMGNKQNIISPEEHIFAALSLYLDVINIFQHLLQLFGDSRE is encoded by the exons ATGACGCAGAAGAAg GTGGCTCCAGCAGGGACCCCCGAGGGTGCAAATGTACCTCCAAGTTACGAGGAGGCCAATGCAG GATGTCCCGGTTACTCTTACACTGAAGGTGCGTTTTTATGGGACGACAGGAACATCAGACGTGTTTTTATTCGTAAG GTTTATTTGATCCTGACGTCCCAATTGTTTGTGACAGGAGCCGTTGTGGCACTTTTCACGTTTTA tgcaCCGGTCAGGTTCTACATTCAGACTCATCCTGGACTTTACTCCACCTCCAG CTTTCTGTTCTTCATCACGTACTTGTTGTTGGCTTGCTGTGGAGATCTGAG GAGACGGTTTCCGTGGAATCTCGTCCTGCTCGGCGTGTTT ACGCTGTGCTCGGCCTGCATGCTGGGGTTCATTTCCAG CTACTACAGGAGtgaatcagtgctgctgtgtgtcAGTATCACGGcgctggtgtgtctgtgtgtctccaTCTTGAGCTTCCAGTCTAAA attgaCGTGACCTCCTATCAGGGTTTGCTGTTGAATCTCTGCATGCTTCTGCTCCTCTGTGTTCTGGCTCTGGGGCTCCTCGTCCCGTTTGGACAC GTACCGTGGTTACAGGCTCTGTACGGGATTGTAGGAGCCGTTACCTTCACCATG TTTTTGGCGTTTGATACACAGTTGATGATGGGGAATAAACAGAACATCATCAGTCCTGAAGAACACATCTTCGCTGCTCTCAGCTTGTATTTGGACGTTATTAATATATTTCAGCACCTTTTACAGCTGTTTGGAGACtcaagagagtaa
- the rbms2a gene encoding RNA-binding motif, single-stranded-interacting protein 2, protein MLLSVPPRNPYSASSYSGRSGRKQPYVSSGQQMAPPSLNTYSSSTGGAEQLSKTNLYIRGLHPGTTDHDLVKLCQPYGKIVSTKAILDKTTNRCKGYGFVDFDSPAAAQKAVTALKSSGVQAQMAKQQEQDPTNLYISNLPVSMDEQELEAMLKSFGQVISTRVLRDSGGASRGVGFARMESTEKCEAIIQHFNGKYIKTPPGVPVPNEPLLCKFADGGQKKRQNHGKYLQNGRPWHRDPDTGALTLTYDAAALQNGFYSSPYSIAPNRMLAPSSLSPYLSSQVPSYQVHSPSWMHHQSYLMQPTGTVLTSALDPTMSIQPTSLMGPLTQQLGHLSLGSAGTYMPASTSYIPQYAPLPLSNVSAEENGAQQQQVPLEPPAEHSNYNYQHSK, encoded by the exons ATGCTGCTCTCTGTACCGCCGAGGAACCCGTACAGCGCCAGCAGCTACAGCGGCCGCAGCGGCAGAAAG CAGCCCTATGTGTCCTCCGGCCAGCAGATGGCGCCACCCAGTCTCAACACTTACAGCAGCAGTACAGGAGGAGCAGAGCAGCTCAGTAAAACCAATCTGTACATCCGCGGCCTTCACCCGGGCACCACCGACCACGACCTGGTCAAACTCTGCCAACC GTACGGGAAGATCGTCTCCACCAAGGCCATCCTGGACAAAACCACCAACAGGTGCAAAG GTTACGGTTTCGTGGATTTCGACAGTCCCGCGGCGGCGCAGAAAGCCGTAACAGCTCTGAAGTCCTCGGGGGTCCAGGCTCAGATGGCCAAG CAACAGGAGCAGGACCCGACCAACCTGTACATCTCCAACCTCCCCGTGTCCATGGACGAGCAGGAACTGGAGGCCATGCTGAAGTCATTCGGTCAGGTCATCTCGACACGCGTCCTCCGGGACTCGGGCGGGGCCAGCAGGGGGGTGGGGTTCGCCAG GATGGAATCGACAGAGAAATGTGAAGCCATTATTCAACACTTCAACGGCAAATATATCAAAACGCCGCCGGGAGTCCCAG TCCCGAACGAGCCGCTGCTGTGCAAGTTCGCCGACGGAGGACAGAAGAAAAGACAGAATCATGGGAAATATCTACAGAACGGTCGACCCTGGCACAGAGACCCTGACACG GGAGCGCTGACGCTAACGTACGACGCTGCAGCTCTACAGAACGG aTTTTATTCGTCTCCGTACAGCATTGCTCCTAACAGAATGCTGGCTCCATCGTCTCTCTCTCCGTACCTGTCGTCCCAAGTTCCCTCATACCAG GTGCACAGTCCGTCATGGATGCACCACCAGTCATACCTGATGCAGCCCACG gGGACGGTTTTGACTTCAGCCCTGGATCCCACCATGTCCATCCAGCCCACGTCTCTGATGGGACCCCTGACCCAGCAGCTCGGTCACCTCTCGCTGGGGAGCGCCGGAACG tacATGCCTGCAAGTACGAGCTACATCCCTCAGTATGCCCCCCTGCCCCTCTCCAACGTCTCCGCTGAG GAGAACGGCGCTCAGCAGCAGCAGGTTCCTCTAGAACCTCCAGCAGAACATTCAAACTACAACTACCAGCACAGCAAGTGA